The Leucobacter sp. UCMA 4100 genome window below encodes:
- a CDS encoding AMP-binding protein, which translates to MHMNETRSWNRFYAPGTPIDIEPVTGSLIDLLDERCTEWADQDAVSFFGRTTTYRELSDQVLRVAQGLANLGVKAGDRVALIMPNAPQHIVAFYAVLRLGATVVEHNPLYTKEELHTQFSDHGAQIVIAWSNVVETVQSLPASLGIHTIVSVDITRSMPLGMRVALKLPVQKAREGRAKLWAATTGTVPFAKLERESPLPKDHPRPKRDDIACLQYTSGTTGAPKGAMISHGNLWAVARMGAAWMPDFEHGKGSIYGVLPMFHSFGLLLSVIYAVETGSRAVLFPTFDAALVAKAAEKFPPTFIPAVPPMFDAIARVSRDGQLDLSQVVYSISGAMTLTPAIVKRWEDTAGSMLNEGYGLTETSPIALANPFSDERRIGAIGLPFPSTDIRVVNPDAPHEEVELGQVGELLISGPQVFQGYWNRPEDTRDALVDGRWLRTGDLVVQDDDGFVTVVDRKKELIITGGFNVAPTEVERVIGTVEGVAEVAVVGVPRGSGAEVVTAVVVPEPGVTFDEQRARAVAREQLAEYKRPTSYFVWEELPKSLIGKILRRQVRDTLLVDRKAVRALPAGDE; encoded by the coding sequence ATGCACATGAATGAGACCCGGTCATGGAACCGGTTTTACGCTCCCGGCACCCCGATTGACATTGAACCCGTGACGGGATCGCTCATTGACCTTCTCGACGAGCGCTGCACTGAGTGGGCAGATCAAGACGCCGTGAGCTTCTTTGGTCGCACGACCACGTACCGTGAGCTTTCTGACCAGGTGCTTCGTGTTGCGCAGGGGCTCGCAAACCTCGGGGTGAAAGCGGGCGACCGCGTGGCGCTCATCATGCCGAATGCTCCGCAGCACATCGTGGCCTTCTATGCGGTGCTGCGCCTCGGCGCGACGGTGGTCGAGCACAACCCGCTCTACACGAAAGAAGAACTTCACACGCAGTTCAGCGATCACGGCGCGCAGATCGTCATCGCCTGGAGCAACGTTGTTGAGACGGTTCAGTCGTTGCCCGCAAGCCTCGGTATTCACACGATCGTTTCGGTTGATATCACTCGGTCCATGCCGCTCGGCATGCGCGTTGCGCTGAAGCTTCCGGTGCAAAAGGCACGTGAGGGTCGGGCGAAGCTCTGGGCTGCGACGACCGGCACGGTTCCGTTCGCAAAGCTCGAGCGGGAGTCACCGCTGCCGAAGGATCACCCGCGGCCGAAGCGTGACGACATTGCCTGCCTGCAGTACACCTCGGGCACGACCGGGGCCCCGAAGGGTGCCATGATTTCGCACGGTAACCTCTGGGCTGTTGCTCGCATGGGGGCTGCGTGGATGCCCGATTTTGAGCACGGCAAGGGCAGCATCTACGGGGTGCTGCCGATGTTCCACTCATTTGGTCTCTTGCTCTCGGTCATTTATGCCGTTGAGACGGGCTCGCGAGCCGTGCTCTTCCCAACCTTTGATGCCGCTCTCGTGGCAAAGGCTGCCGAGAAGTTCCCGCCGACCTTTATTCCCGCGGTGCCGCCCATGTTTGATGCGATCGCGCGGGTTTCGCGTGACGGACAGCTTGACCTGAGCCAGGTCGTTTACTCAATTTCGGGTGCGATGACGCTCACCCCGGCGATCGTGAAGCGCTGGGAAGATACTGCGGGCAGCATGCTGAACGAGGGCTATGGCCTGACTGAGACGAGCCCGATCGCGCTCGCCAACCCCTTTAGCGATGAGCGTCGCATCGGAGCCATCGGGCTGCCGTTCCCCTCGACCGACATTCGCGTCGTGAACCCTGACGCCCCACACGAAGAGGTTGAGCTGGGGCAGGTGGGTGAGCTGCTCATCAGTGGCCCGCAGGTGTTCCAGGGGTATTGGAACCGGCCAGAAGATACGCGTGACGCGCTCGTCGATGGTCGCTGGCTGCGCACGGGCGACCTCGTTGTGCAGGATGACGACGGCTTCGTTACGGTGGTTGACCGGAAGAAGGAGCTCATTATTACGGGCGGGTTTAATGTTGCCCCGACCGAGGTTGAGCGGGTTATCGGCACGGTCGAGGGCGTTGCCGAGGTCGCGGTTGTTGGCGTTCCTCGCGGAAGCGGGGCAGAGGTGGTCACCGCCGTTGTGGTTCCCGAGCCTGGCGTCACGTTTGACGAGCAGCGCGCGAGGGCCGTTGCTCGCGAGCAACTTGCTGAATATAAACGCCCCACGAGCTACTTTGTGTGGGAGGAGCTACCGAAGTCGCTCATCGGCAAGATTCTGCGCCGCCAGGTTCGTGACACGCTCCTTGTTGATCGCAAAGCCGTTCGCGCGCTGCCGGCGGGCGACGAGTAG
- a CDS encoding peroxidase-related enzyme (This protein belongs to a clade of uncharacterized proteins related to peroxidases such as the alkylhydroperoxidase AhpD.), protein MSQSSSQLQALLDPEVSVTSFPVRAEAVKYTRGAYHALFAEPQVLEGRVLHGIAARVAELQGSAELARHHRAASGTSETSLAAENGRERALLAHAEHITVSPALVSKDDQLALEIAGVSADEIVLVSQVVAFTSFLLRALYALELLAGPVPEVLPAPRHDSPTAPSDGRREGRTSRGSLVPEAFTREVLAWEPWVPAVAEAELTPVQIDSFATKSSTNSEYFRLLARVPAVLRARSALDDAVFLGAKGIARGERELAATVASRVNDCVYCASVHSRKAAFQTKREADVDRLLAVPLERDGAWVAKDVTVLAEGQDPRWRAIVLFSARLSELTPSASPEEVEALREQAIDESSIADIAFATAFFAWANRLMLTLGEAAVPDTAA, encoded by the coding sequence GTGTCGCAATCATCAAGTCAACTGCAAGCCCTGCTTGACCCTGAGGTGAGCGTCACCTCGTTTCCCGTGAGAGCTGAGGCGGTGAAGTACACGAGAGGGGCATATCACGCGCTCTTTGCAGAGCCACAGGTGCTCGAGGGTCGGGTGCTGCACGGCATCGCGGCACGTGTGGCCGAGTTGCAAGGGTCTGCCGAGCTCGCCAGGCACCACAGGGCGGCGTCGGGAACTTCGGAGACCTCGCTCGCGGCAGAAAACGGGCGCGAGAGGGCGCTTCTCGCTCACGCCGAGCACATTACGGTCTCACCGGCGCTCGTGTCCAAGGATGATCAACTCGCGCTCGAGATTGCCGGGGTGAGCGCTGACGAGATCGTGCTGGTGAGCCAGGTGGTCGCGTTCACGAGCTTCCTCTTGCGTGCGCTGTACGCTCTGGAGCTGCTCGCGGGGCCAGTGCCGGAGGTGCTCCCGGCACCGCGGCATGATTCGCCAACGGCCCCGAGCGATGGTCGGCGCGAGGGTCGCACGTCGCGGGGAAGCCTCGTGCCTGAAGCGTTCACGCGCGAGGTGCTCGCGTGGGAGCCGTGGGTTCCGGCGGTCGCTGAGGCCGAGCTGACACCCGTGCAGATCGACTCGTTTGCGACGAAGTCGAGCACGAACTCAGAATACTTTCGATTGCTCGCGAGGGTTCCCGCGGTGCTGCGCGCCCGAAGCGCCCTCGACGACGCGGTCTTCTTGGGGGCGAAAGGCATCGCTCGCGGTGAGCGTGAGCTCGCGGCCACCGTCGCAAGTCGCGTGAACGATTGCGTGTATTGCGCCTCGGTGCACTCGCGCAAAGCGGCGTTTCAAACGAAGCGGGAAGCCGACGTCGATCGTTTGCTTGCGGTGCCGCTTGAGCGCGACGGCGCCTGGGTTGCGAAAGACGTCACGGTGCTCGCCGAGGGGCAGGATCCCCGGTGGCGCGCAATCGTGCTGTTTTCAGCGAGGCTCTCCGAGCTCACACCGAGTGCTTCGCCAGAGGAGGTCGAAGCGTTGCGGGAGCAAGCGATTGATGAGTCGTCAATTGCCGACATCGCCTTCGCGACGGCGTTCTTCGCGTGGGCCAACCGGCTGATGCTGACGCTCGGTGAGGCTGCGGTGCCCGACACAGCCGCCTAG
- a CDS encoding SDR family oxidoreductase, with product MSAHPSPHKPVALVTGATSGMGREVARELSATHQVIAVGRDEARLAAITAETGATPWQFDLTSDAEALGASVAALERLDVLVHAAALGGHHSVAEAPDAVWQEQFETNVLAPARITRQALPLLRETEGTVIFIGSGASTRPVPGSAVYSATKHALKALADVLRIDEEPRRVRVTTLAPGQTNTAMLKRSIPSQQHTPERYIQPRSVAATVRFVVDAPADVHLTDVTLRPRQEIARL from the coding sequence GTGTCAGCACACCCGTCACCCCATAAGCCGGTCGCACTCGTGACCGGAGCGACGAGCGGAATGGGCCGCGAGGTCGCACGTGAGCTCAGCGCCACCCATCAAGTGATCGCCGTCGGGCGCGACGAGGCCCGCCTCGCGGCGATCACCGCTGAAACCGGAGCGACGCCTTGGCAGTTCGACCTGACGAGCGACGCCGAAGCCCTCGGCGCGAGCGTTGCCGCACTCGAGAGGCTCGACGTGCTCGTGCACGCGGCCGCCCTCGGCGGGCACCACTCGGTTGCCGAGGCACCCGACGCAGTCTGGCAAGAACAGTTCGAAACGAACGTGCTCGCCCCCGCCCGAATCACTCGCCAAGCGCTGCCGCTACTGCGTGAGACCGAGGGCACCGTCATATTCATCGGTTCAGGCGCTTCGACTCGGCCGGTCCCGGGAAGCGCCGTGTATAGCGCCACGAAGCACGCTCTCAAAGCGCTCGCTGACGTACTGCGCATCGACGAAGAGCCCCGCCGAGTGAGAGTCACAACGCTCGCGCCAGGACAAACGAACACGGCAATGCTCAAGCGCTCAATACCGAGTCAGCAGCACACCCCAGAACGCTATATCCAGCCGCGTTCCGTCGCCGCAACCGTTCGCTTCGTGGTCGATGCACCAGCCGACGTGCATCTCACCGATGTCACGCTTCGGCCGAGACAAGAAATCGCCCGGTTATAA
- a CDS encoding FAD/NAD(P)-binding protein, which produces MHTTPRATIALVGAGPRGASLLERIGAHLGTLTHTPPLDIHVIDDAPRGAGRIWRTDQPRDLCMNTLAHAVTLFTEPGSTVSGPVVEGPTLYEWCALLRDEETPGIAAAHVETFRHFRPPATLAEVYREELAALKPESHPSRALYGEYLGWAFSRAESLVKPYATVHHHTARAISVAHLKAQLPSNRTLISLSDGTSVAADAVILATGWLPAADSPEEQAFERRVQSRPGLTWVKPGSPIEQDLSQIEPGSASIIRGLGMSFFDTVSLLTIGRGGHFTPSADSASGLRYHASGAEPVMHATSRRGAPFRAKSLYHALPPSPNQRFVRSVDWSRVPRPINFNATFWPRVVADAFLDHALTLSQASRGAVLASEEQLTSTVEQALDEALARESDDLEAPVALIGEAVARLIARPGDRFDLMTEMRLGDLTFGSPEAYQRHTLERTAQDLRDAVLGAASPTKAGLWSISGARGVANQVGTLGGFDAESRATGFRLLSSLGGMVGSGPPAFRVQQLLALAEAGLVNFIGPNASVHVTDDSFVAESPNVAGSRVTATSLVEAWMKSHDLAQSADALTRDLVAGGNARGFTVRSRGGARRPTRSFEINPANGKLIGAYGTEDPSIHVAGIPVDDQLHGTVISPMPGTNPPMLRETDRVAASALRTAFAALEERQEGDLRVSTPVTP; this is translated from the coding sequence ATGCACACAACACCAAGAGCAACCATCGCCCTCGTGGGGGCAGGCCCTCGCGGCGCCTCTCTGCTCGAACGCATTGGCGCCCATCTCGGCACCCTCACCCACACCCCACCCCTCGACATTCACGTCATCGACGACGCTCCTCGCGGAGCTGGCCGCATCTGGCGCACCGACCAGCCGCGCGACCTGTGCATGAACACGCTCGCCCACGCGGTAACCCTGTTTACTGAACCTGGAAGCACCGTCTCAGGCCCCGTCGTCGAGGGCCCCACACTCTATGAGTGGTGCGCCCTCCTGCGCGACGAAGAGACGCCGGGCATCGCCGCGGCACACGTCGAAACGTTCAGGCACTTTCGGCCACCAGCGACGCTCGCCGAGGTATACCGCGAAGAGCTCGCCGCACTCAAACCCGAGTCGCACCCGAGCAGGGCACTCTACGGCGAGTATCTCGGGTGGGCCTTCAGCCGTGCCGAGTCTCTCGTAAAGCCCTACGCGACGGTGCATCACCACACGGCGCGCGCCATCTCGGTAGCGCACCTCAAAGCGCAACTGCCAAGCAACCGCACGCTCATCTCCCTCAGCGACGGAACGAGCGTCGCCGCCGATGCCGTGATTCTCGCGACCGGGTGGCTGCCCGCGGCCGACTCACCCGAGGAGCAGGCTTTCGAACGCAGAGTACAAAGCCGCCCCGGGCTCACCTGGGTGAAACCCGGCAGCCCCATTGAGCAAGATCTCAGCCAGATCGAACCCGGCAGCGCAAGCATCATTCGGGGCCTCGGCATGAGTTTCTTCGACACCGTCTCACTGCTCACGATTGGCCGAGGGGGCCACTTTACCCCGAGCGCCGACAGCGCCTCGGGCCTTCGCTACCACGCGTCAGGGGCCGAGCCAGTCATGCACGCCACGTCTCGCCGCGGCGCTCCTTTTCGCGCCAAGTCGCTGTACCACGCACTTCCCCCGTCGCCCAACCAACGGTTTGTGCGTTCGGTCGACTGGTCGCGGGTGCCACGCCCCATCAACTTCAATGCGACGTTCTGGCCACGCGTTGTCGCTGACGCTTTTCTCGACCATGCTCTCACGCTCTCACAGGCTTCACGGGGGGCTGTGCTCGCGAGCGAAGAGCAGCTCACGAGCACGGTCGAGCAGGCGCTCGACGAAGCGCTCGCACGGGAGAGCGATGACCTCGAAGCACCCGTCGCCCTCATCGGCGAGGCAGTCGCCCGACTCATTGCTCGCCCCGGCGATCGCTTCGACCTCATGACTGAGATGCGGCTCGGCGACCTCACCTTCGGCTCGCCAGAGGCCTACCAGCGGCACACGCTCGAACGAACGGCACAGGATCTGCGAGACGCGGTACTCGGCGCTGCCAGCCCAACGAAGGCGGGTCTTTGGTCGATCAGCGGTGCCAGGGGCGTCGCGAACCAGGTTGGCACGCTCGGCGGCTTCGATGCCGAGTCTCGGGCAACGGGGTTTCGACTGCTCAGCTCGCTCGGCGGTATGGTCGGCTCTGGCCCACCTGCGTTTCGCGTGCAGCAACTGCTCGCCCTCGCCGAGGCAGGGCTCGTGAACTTCATCGGCCCCAATGCAAGCGTGCACGTTACCGACGATAGTTTCGTTGCCGAGTCACCAAACGTTGCGGGCTCACGCGTCACCGCAACGAGTCTTGTCGAGGCGTGGATGAAGTCGCACGATCTCGCCCAGAGCGCTGACGCCCTCACCCGCGATCTCGTCGCCGGCGGCAACGCGCGAGGGTTCACCGTGCGAAGCCGCGGCGGCGCGCGCCGGCCAACACGCTCGTTCGAGATCAACCCCGCAAACGGCAAGCTCATCGGCGCATATGGAACCGAAGACCCGTCCATTCACGTCGCGGGCATACCCGTCGACGACCAGTTGCACGGAACCGTCATCAGCCCCATGCCGGGCACCAACCCACCCATGCTTCGAGAGACCGACCGCGTGGCTGCGAGCGCGCTTCGCACCGCGTTTGCGGCCCTCGAAGAGCGTCAAGAAGGAGACCTTCGTGTCAGCACACCCGTCACCCCATAA
- a CDS encoding TIGR04028 family ABC transporter substrate-binding protein, which yields MKRRRTAWVSAIAITAIALTGCSAQGNSDQSGSGAKGGSNTLTYLEPQTWTTLYAPSGGFYPNGGILNQITDRLLYQDPESLELSPWIAEELPEVNGDATEYTFTIREGVTYSDGSPLDAENVVKNFELYGKGDTDRGLPVSEAINNYDRAEAVDARTVKFFFTAPSPGFAQAVSTINSGLVSNDTLDRTSDEFGPGNAAEIIGSGPFVVDNEQIGQQLNLVTRDDYDWAPAARAHQGAAEIDGVNFILAAESSVRVGTVVAGQADIARQIPAPDEVQFEAPGLSIVAASTNGVNNGLNFRFGHPLLEDIRVRQALIHAIDREQIVSTLFSGSYPLATGVLAQSALGYVDTSDYYEYDVAKAQALLDEAGWVVGSDGIREKDGKKLELTFNEALPQPRSKDVVTLVQDQLSAIGVGVDIISGDQVAQDTAKQDIDTVQVYHSMVGRADFDVLKSQYYSTNRNSLLNLNGATGELYDPELDELLERIASVSTVEERQAASAAAQQHLAEQAYVLPFFEESQVFGLTDRVQGFTTESIGRPSFYDVSLK from the coding sequence ATGAAACGCCGAAGAACAGCCTGGGTCTCAGCCATCGCGATCACTGCCATTGCGCTGACGGGCTGCTCGGCACAGGGAAACTCCGACCAATCGGGGTCTGGAGCCAAGGGCGGGTCGAACACGCTCACCTACCTCGAGCCGCAAACCTGGACAACCCTGTACGCGCCATCGGGTGGCTTTTACCCGAACGGCGGCATCCTGAACCAGATCACCGATCGCCTGCTGTATCAAGATCCAGAGAGCCTCGAACTGAGCCCGTGGATCGCCGAGGAGCTTCCCGAGGTGAACGGTGACGCGACCGAGTACACCTTCACCATTCGCGAGGGTGTGACCTACTCAGACGGGTCACCCCTCGACGCTGAAAACGTCGTGAAGAACTTCGAGCTCTACGGCAAGGGCGATACCGACCGGGGCCTGCCCGTCTCAGAGGCCATCAACAATTACGACCGTGCAGAGGCGGTTGACGCGCGCACGGTGAAGTTCTTCTTCACCGCACCGTCACCGGGGTTTGCGCAGGCCGTTTCTACGATCAACTCAGGTCTCGTCTCGAACGATACGCTCGACCGAACGAGCGACGAGTTCGGGCCGGGCAACGCGGCAGAGATCATCGGGAGCGGCCCATTTGTGGTTGACAACGAGCAAATTGGGCAGCAGCTTAACCTCGTGACCCGCGACGATTACGACTGGGCGCCCGCAGCCAGAGCGCACCAGGGTGCTGCCGAGATTGATGGGGTGAACTTCATACTCGCTGCCGAATCGAGCGTTCGGGTGGGCACGGTTGTCGCCGGTCAGGCTGATATTGCGAGGCAAATTCCTGCCCCAGACGAAGTGCAGTTTGAAGCCCCGGGGCTCAGCATCGTGGCCGCGAGTACGAACGGCGTCAACAACGGCCTGAACTTCAGGTTTGGTCACCCCCTGCTCGAGGACATTCGGGTGCGGCAGGCCCTCATTCACGCGATTGATCGGGAGCAGATCGTTTCGACGCTCTTCTCCGGGAGCTACCCGCTTGCGACCGGAGTGCTCGCACAGAGCGCGTTAGGGTACGTTGACACCTCTGACTACTACGAATACGACGTGGCCAAAGCGCAAGCCCTGCTCGACGAGGCAGGCTGGGTCGTCGGCAGCGACGGCATTCGCGAGAAAGACGGAAAGAAACTCGAGCTCACCTTTAACGAAGCGCTCCCGCAGCCACGTTCGAAAGACGTGGTGACGCTCGTGCAAGACCAGCTTTCGGCCATTGGCGTGGGCGTAGACATCATCTCGGGCGACCAGGTCGCGCAGGACACTGCGAAACAAGACATCGACACAGTGCAGGTCTACCACTCGATGGTCGGTCGCGCAGACTTCGACGTGCTGAAGTCGCAGTACTACTCGACCAACCGAAACTCGTTGCTCAATCTCAATGGGGCCACCGGCGAACTCTACGATCCCGAGCTTGATGAACTGCTCGAACGTATTGCCTCGGTGAGTACCGTTGAGGAGCGGCAGGCCGCCTCGGCGGCTGCGCAACAGCACCTCGCCGAGCAGGCCTACGTGCTGCCGTTCTTCGAAGAGTCGCAGGTCTTTGGGCTCACCGACCGGGTGCAGGGCTTCACGACCGAGTCGATTGGTCGCCCCTCGTTCTACGATGTGAGCCTGAAGTAA
- a CDS encoding ABC transporter permease translates to MTPRTLLRRVLQAVVVLWLAYTGAYILLAALPGDSIMARYGSPELGLTEAQLTEIRASYGVDRPLIERYLESIGAFLTGDLGYSAQSGAKVSQLLAEALPSSLALAGFAIVGAGFLGVVIAFTASYGKGAWLRGLFRNIPPLFVSLPVFWVGIVLIQLVSFQMGLIPVIGASEAQALVLPVLTLMVPIAAPIAQVFLRSIDEVREQPFIAVAKARGANTSWLLWRNVAPNALLPVITMSGLLFGELIGGAIVTEAVFARPGIGSLTAQAVASRDTPVLLAVVVIATLLFVTINLIVDLLYPVLDARLRQPRRGRSAAPLELEQVTS, encoded by the coding sequence ATGACCCCGCGCACACTCCTTCGCCGCGTGCTCCAGGCCGTGGTGGTGCTTTGGCTCGCCTACACCGGGGCCTACATCTTGCTCGCCGCGTTGCCCGGTGACTCGATCATGGCCCGGTATGGCAGCCCAGAGCTTGGCCTCACCGAAGCGCAGCTCACCGAGATTCGAGCCTCGTATGGCGTCGACAGGCCCTTGATCGAGCGTTACCTCGAATCGATCGGTGCCTTCTTGACGGGCGACCTCGGGTACTCCGCGCAGAGCGGGGCCAAGGTCTCGCAACTGCTCGCCGAGGCGCTGCCTTCGAGCCTCGCGCTCGCCGGATTCGCGATCGTCGGGGCAGGGTTTCTTGGGGTCGTGATCGCGTTTACCGCGAGCTACGGTAAGGGTGCGTGGCTGCGTGGGCTCTTTCGCAACATTCCCCCGCTGTTCGTGTCGCTCCCGGTCTTTTGGGTGGGCATCGTGCTCATTCAACTGGTGTCGTTTCAAATGGGGCTCATCCCGGTGATCGGGGCGAGCGAGGCGCAGGCGCTCGTGCTGCCCGTGCTCACCCTCATGGTCCCGATCGCTGCCCCCATTGCCCAGGTGTTCTTGCGCAGCATTGACGAGGTGCGCGAGCAGCCCTTTATCGCGGTTGCGAAGGCGAGAGGGGCGAACACGAGCTGGCTTCTGTGGCGCAACGTCGCCCCGAACGCGCTCCTGCCCGTCATCACCATGTCGGGTCTGCTCTTCGGTGAGCTTATCGGCGGCGCGATTGTCACTGAAGCGGTGTTCGCGAGGCCGGGCATTGGCAGCCTCACCGCTCAAGCCGTGGCAAGTCGGGACACCCCAGTGCTCCTCGCGGTTGTGGTGATTGCGACGCTGCTCTTTGTCACGATCAACCTCATTGTTGACCTGCTGTACCCGGTACTCGACGCGAGGTTGAGGCAGCCCCGGCGGGGTCGTTCGGCAGCTCCTCTCGAATTGGAACAGGTGACGTCATGA
- a CDS encoding ABC transporter permease — MSANPTTLQPVKAEVGVSRSAWRSLLTPAVLVPGFVLLIAVVWALVPSLFTGYDPIEAVSPALQPPSAEHWFGTDATGRDLFARVVHGASQSLSAALLAVLVGLVFGTLIGVIAGAVQGVVEEVLMRFVDVLLAIPTLLLSLSIVILLGFGTANAAIAVGVTSVAVFARLSRSQVVSVRASEFVEAAYGSGGTFASVLWRHILPNSLTPVIALAALQFGSAILQISTLGFLGYGAPPPTPEWGLLIAEGRNYIATAWWLTLLPGLVVVLIVLSTNRLSQFITDRERKGAAA; from the coding sequence ATGAGTGCGAACCCAACAACGCTTCAACCGGTGAAAGCTGAGGTGGGCGTTTCACGGAGCGCGTGGCGCTCACTGCTCACACCAGCGGTGCTCGTGCCCGGCTTCGTGCTGCTCATCGCTGTGGTCTGGGCCCTTGTGCCCTCTCTCTTCACGGGTTATGACCCGATCGAGGCGGTCTCACCTGCGCTCCAGCCGCCAAGCGCCGAGCACTGGTTTGGCACTGACGCGACGGGGCGTGACCTCTTCGCCAGGGTCGTGCACGGTGCCTCGCAGTCGCTTTCGGCGGCGCTCCTCGCGGTGCTTGTGGGGCTCGTATTCGGAACCCTGATCGGTGTCATCGCGGGTGCAGTCCAGGGCGTCGTCGAAGAGGTGCTCATGCGCTTTGTTGACGTGCTGCTCGCGATTCCAACCCTGCTGCTCTCGCTGAGCATTGTGATTCTGCTCGGCTTCGGCACGGCGAACGCGGCGATCGCTGTGGGCGTCACCTCGGTCGCGGTGTTTGCCCGGTTGAGTCGCTCGCAGGTCGTGAGCGTGCGCGCGAGCGAGTTCGTTGAGGCGGCCTATGGCTCCGGCGGCACCTTCGCGAGTGTGCTGTGGCGCCATATTTTGCCAAACTCGCTCACACCGGTGATCGCGCTTGCTGCGCTGCAATTCGGCAGCGCGATCTTGCAGATTTCAACGCTCGGGTTTCTTGGCTACGGCGCACCGCCGCCAACGCCAGAGTGGGGGCTGCTCATAGCCGAGGGGCGCAATTACATTGCGACGGCTTGGTGGCTCACCCTGCTGCCGGGCCTCGTTGTCGTGCTCATTGTGCTCTCGACGAACCGCCTAAGCCAGTTCATTACTGACCGTGAACGAAAGGGGGCAGCGGCATGA
- a CDS encoding dipeptide ABC transporter ATP-binding protein produces MTAPQQLLRIRDLEVEYETSRGPAKAVRGVSLDVKPGEVTAVVGESGSGKTTIAQSAIGLLAANGRVTKGSVVLDERKLGSTELLGLTERRWQDLRGRCIGLVPQDPSNSLNPVQTIGKSISESLRIHGQASKAEVAERVHALLERVGIDQPLRRAKQHPHELSGGMRQRVLIAAAIANDPELIIADEPTSALDVTVQRRVLDLLDELRESSGMGMLFITHDLAVAADRADTVVVMRNGEVQEQRPSAQVLTRPAAAYTKQLMSDAPSFGRVVERESVRTVAADETPLLEVRGLRQEFGRGADAFVAVNDVSFTVARGTTHAIVGESGSGKTTTGRAIAGFSAPTAGNITVAGVEVTTLRGAALREFRRETQLVYQNPYGSLNPRHSIGQILAEPLRNFRIGSRGEHASKVAEALDLVALPTSFAHRKPRELSGGQRQRVAIARALIIEPELVVLDEAVSALDVTVQAQVLRLLASLQAELGLTYVFISHDLAVVRQISDTVSVLQHGVQVEQGASAEVFAHAKHPYTQSLIDAIPGTKRVAGHWVI; encoded by the coding sequence ATGACCGCCCCACAACAGCTTCTTCGTATTCGTGACCTTGAGGTCGAATACGAGACCTCACGCGGCCCGGCAAAAGCGGTTCGTGGCGTGAGTCTCGACGTGAAGCCCGGCGAGGTGACTGCGGTGGTCGGCGAGTCTGGCTCTGGCAAGACGACGATTGCGCAGTCGGCCATCGGGTTGCTCGCGGCCAATGGCCGGGTGACGAAGGGCAGTGTCGTGCTCGACGAACGAAAGCTCGGTTCGACCGAACTTCTCGGGCTTACTGAGCGGCGCTGGCAAGACCTGCGTGGTCGCTGCATTGGCCTCGTGCCGCAGGATCCGAGCAACTCGCTCAACCCGGTGCAAACGATCGGCAAGAGCATCAGCGAGTCGTTGCGCATTCACGGACAGGCGAGCAAGGCCGAGGTGGCAGAACGGGTGCATGCCCTGCTCGAGAGGGTGGGCATCGATCAGCCCCTGCGGCGAGCAAAGCAGCACCCTCACGAGCTCTCTGGCGGCATGCGTCAGCGGGTACTCATCGCCGCGGCGATCGCCAACGATCCCGAACTCATCATCGCCGACGAGCCGACCTCTGCGCTCGACGTGACCGTGCAGCGCAGGGTGCTCGACTTGCTCGACGAGCTGCGTGAGAGCTCTGGCATGGGCATGCTCTTCATTACGCACGACCTCGCGGTTGCGGCGGATCGCGCCGATACCGTCGTGGTCATGCGAAACGGCGAGGTACAGGAGCAGCGCCCGAGCGCGCAGGTGCTCACGCGCCCCGCGGCCGCGTACACGAAGCAGCTCATGAGCGATGCGCCCTCGTTCGGTCGAGTGGTTGAGCGGGAGAGTGTGCGCACGGTAGCCGCCGATGAGACGCCCCTGCTCGAAGTGCGTGGGCTGAGGCAGGAGTTCGGGCGAGGGGCCGACGCGTTTGTCGCGGTGAACGACGTGTCGTTTACGGTGGCGCGGGGCACAACCCACGCGATTGTGGGTGAGTCGGGCTCTGGCAAAACGACGACGGGTCGCGCGATCGCGGGCTTTTCGGCGCCCACGGCTGGCAACATTACGGTCGCCGGCGTTGAGGTGACAACGCTCCGGGGCGCCGCGCTGCGTGAGTTTCGGCGCGAGACACAACTCGTCTACCAGAATCCCTACGGGTCGTTAAACCCGAGGCATTCGATCGGGCAGATACTCGCTGAGCCGCTGCGCAACTTTCGCATTGGGTCGCGTGGCGAACATGCGAGCAAGGTCGCCGAAGCGCTCGACCTGGTGGCGCTTCCAACGAGCTTTGCTCACCGGAAGCCACGCGAGCTCTCAGGAGGGCAACGACAACGGGTTGCGATCGCGAGGGCGCTCATCATTGAGCCAGAGCTCGTCGTGCTTGACGAAGCTGTTTCGGCGCTCGATGTGACCGTTCAAGCGCAGGTGTTGCGGTTGCTTGCGAGCCTGCAGGCTGAGCTCGGGCTCACCTACGTGTTCATCTCGCACGACCTCGCGGTGGTGCGACAAATCTCTGACACCGTCTCGGTGTTGCAGCACGGCGTTCAAGTCGAGCAGGGGGCCTCTGCCGAGGTGTTTGCCCACGCCAAGCACCCTTACACGCAGAGTCTCATCGACGCGATTCCGGGCACGAAGAGAGTCGCTGGGCACTGGGTGATTTAG